A portion of the Osmia lignaria lignaria isolate PbOS001 chromosome 15, iyOsmLign1, whole genome shotgun sequence genome contains these proteins:
- the LOC117600531 gene encoding uncharacterized protein LOC117600531 isoform X15, giving the protein MLTARSGPLGLGVPRTLGPAEGSDHLFLLPERALIMDSTHLRQDLAGLDFNLHLNLLHTAPRGNVWLSGAASEETNQRSSSAHNRHSLTKDVKRRQSIYDEDSLDGDHPTENEGRESAGSAKDVDRAKLVRERQNEERQRKLEELRQQALAAQRFREQREEERRRRIDELRSRDNDRRNQVEERKRLICEAERERREAILRKNQEREARIEKRKKNDRSHIVFAFGSSTPRMLEPADTGGSTFWGTRRATSTTNVMMFSAAQPLTRRSSERELDGSKKRATSAGGLDRKPGEDMRMSSSMYEVFNWNSSPDPPLTPAKHKRASLSLPPTTDIFAIDDKSDSDTRRPMIQRAASGEESDGTPGTPGSVYLRVNRRRTDLMPTIPSPRDGPPTSGRSSSAKAFTRSPGRTYSMSRLDQLAQPRKRPTELSTLTEQQSQPLSASSMSRSMSHLAASGAKSLKRSDNSRSMGTLPGAVPMPRPTRAERLRRKAREHQNQQQQGIRSGEVTPNSPSRPHSSMSQQSASSVGSSNVNLRPRTAAPRRPRPASIAGTGVSITERHNLLSDTKLTKDSKPPLPKVHSTPKKPSTPKATEVRRPTEKLVKNAKASPRITPKATPLQSPGAENVPLIRECAGEIIKNEGKKDVKLEDKQEEKKDQGTEKTQQEISEHGREEMKKQVIIEQPVSKQAKDETNLNQDSQETPKVTKKEDTKNEKKEAETKSESNTEEQVDMSASMIAKIRITTEEEAKAAIAERRRLAREQAEREAELERQRQEEEARLEAERLRAEEEEQRRLEEETLRLANEAREAEEQRLRLAIEEAKRREEEDRRRREEEARQKQEKEEADRKAREEEERQRIEMAERLKREEEERIARRKRVEAIMIRTRGKNQSNTPTKGEGGDGDKLKEDSPNDENKTAPGSKGEDVMTASLISEATQQFISGEQRAHHTENNTTTDIVHNGTHSNGINENKIVLDNNQGNVEELNGHHTNHGNGINSQSITLDNATVKQNNVTNNLLDLTEFDSLSNSSSGPILQLTSNMENEDTLNSNLNPAAIPFTPMANTYMPTAANANVNPFQDSFINNKPQDNSQVPDLLS; this is encoded by the exons CTGGAGCCGCTTCTGAGGAAACTAACCAAAGGTCCAGTTCTGCACACAATCGCCACTCTCTCACGAAGG ATGTGAAGCGCCGCCAAAGTATCTACGACGAGGACTCCCTCGACGGCGACCATCCTACCGAGAATGAAG GACGCGAGTCGGCGGGAAGCGCGAAAGACGTGGACAGGGCGAAGCTCGTCCGTGAGAGACAGAACGAGGAACGACAACGGAAATTGGAGGAGTTGAGACAGCAAGCCTTAGCCGCGCAACGCTTCCGGGAGCAACGGGAAGAGGAACGCAGACGTCGCATCGACGAGCTCAGATCGCGTGACAACGACAG ACGAAACCAAGTGGAAGAAAGGAAACGGTTGATATGCGAGGCCGAAAGAGAAAGACGAGAGGCTATCCTGCGAAAGAACCAGGAGAGAGAGGCGCGTatagagaagaggaagaagaacgacaGGTCGCACATCGTGTTCGCGTTCGGAAGTTCTACCCCGAGGATGTTAGAGCCAGCTGATACAGGTGGTTCCACTTTTTGGGGAACGCGTAGAGCAACGTCCACCACTAACGTGATGATGTTCTCAGCTGCTCAGCCGTTAACCAGGAGGTCCTCCGAAAGAGAGCTCGATGGAAGCAAGAAACGAGCCACTTCCGCCGGTGGGCTTGACCGGAAACCTGGCGAAG ATATGCGAATGTCCTCGTCCATGTACGAGGTGTTCAATTGGAATTCTAGCCCTGATCCTCCCTTAACCCCTGCCAAACATAAGAGAGCCAGCCTCTCTCTGCCTCCTACAACTGACATCTTTGCCATCGATGATAAGTCTGATAGCGACACTAGGCGTCCGATGATTCAGCGGGCTGCCAGTG GTGAAGAGAGCGACGGAACGCCGGGAACACCTGGCTCGGTTTATCTACGAGTGAACAGGAGACGCACCGATCTGATGCCAACGATACCGTCGCCACGCGATGGACCACCGACTTCCGGTCGCAGTTCGAGCGCAAAGGCCTTCACGCGTTCGCCAGGTAGGACTTACTCCATGTCCAGGCTGGACCAACTGGCGCAGCCTAGGAAACGTCCGACAGAACTTAGCACACTGACGGAACAGCAAAGCCAGCCTCTGAGCGCTTCTAGCATGAGTCGCAGCATGTCTCATTTAGCTGCGTCCGGGGCCAAGAGCCTCAAACGCTCAGATAACTCTCGTAGCATGGGTACATTGCCGGGGGCGGTTCCAATGCCGAGACCAACCAGGGCCGAGAGACTACGTCGCAAAGCCCGCGAGCATCAGAACCAACAGCAGCAAG GCATCCGCAGCGGGGAGGTGACACCGAACAGCCCATCTCGGCCTCACAGCTCCATGAGTCAGCAAAGCGCCAGCAGTGTGGGCAGCAGTAACGTCAATCTGCGTCCTCGCACAGCTGCCCCGCGTCGACCGCGACCTGCTTCTATTGCCGGTACCGGTGTTTCGATCACAGAACGACACA ATTTGTTGAGCGACACAAAGTTGACGAAGGATTCGAAGCCGCCACTGCCAAAGGTCCACAGCACTCCAAAGAAACCTTCTACACCAAAAGCGACAGAGGTGAGGAGACCGACGGAGAAGTTAGTGAAGAACGCAAAGGCGTCCCCGCGGATAACGCCGAAAGCGACCCCGTTACAGAGCCCGGGCGCCGAGAATGTTCCTCTTATTCGCGAATGCGCCGGCGAGATAATCAAGAACGAAGGCAAAAAGGATGTCAAGTTGGAGGACaagcaagaagaaaagaaagatcaAGGCACCGAGAAGACGCAA CAGGAAATAAGCGAACACGGTAGGGAAGAAATGAAGAAGCAAGTCATTATCGAGCAGCCAGTTTCCAAACAGGCAAAGGACGAGACTAACTTGAATCAGGATAGCCAAGAAACACCTAAAGTCACTAAGAAAGAGGATACGAAGAACGAGAAGAAAGAAGCGGAAACAAAATCAGAAAGTAACACGGAAGAACAAGTCGACATGTCAG CTTCGATGATCGCGAAGATCCGAATTACCACGGAAGAAGAAGCTAAAGCAGCCATAGCGGAACGCAGAAGACTGGCTAGAGAACAGGCTGAAAGGGAAGCGGAACTCGAACGCCAACGACAG GAAGAAGAGGCGCGTTTAGAGGCCGAGAGATTGCgtgccgaagaagaagaacagcgaCGTTTGGAAGAAGAAACGCTGCGTTTGGCCAACGAGGCACGAGAAGCTGAAGAACAGAGACTGAGATTGGCGATCGAAGAAGCGAAACGTCGCGAAGAAGAGGATaggagaagaagagaggaagagGCTCGTCAGaaacaagagaaagaagaggctgatCGAAAggcaagagaagaagaagaaag ACAGCGGATCGAAATGGCAGAGCGGCTTAAGAGGGAAGAAGAAGAGCGAATCGCTAGACGTAAACGCGTCGAGGCAATAATGATTAGAACTCGAGGGAAGAATCAGAGCAATACACCTACCAag GGAGAAGGTGGTGATGGCGATAAACTGAAAGAAGACAGTCCtaacgatgaaaataaaacgGCACCGGGTAGCAAAGGTGAAGATGTTATGACGGCCAGTCTGATATCCGAGGCGACCCAGCAATTTATTAGCGGTGAACAACGGGCTCATCATACTGAGAACAATACTACTACGGACATTGTGCATAATGGCACACATAGTAACGgcattaatgaaaataaaattgtattggaTAATAATCAGGGTAATGTGGAAGAACTGAACGGTCATCATACGAATCACGGAAACGGTATCAACAGTCAATCGATTACACTGGACAATGCCACCGT CAAACAAAACAACGTGACCAACAACCTGTTAGACCTAACGGAATTCGACTCTCTCAGTAATAGCAGTAGTGGTCCAATACTTCAACTGACATCAAATATGGAGAACGAAGACACTCTCAACTCGAACCTAAATCCAGCAGCAATACCTTTCACCCCAATGGCGAACACGTACATGCCTACTGCTGCTAATGCCAATGTAAATCCGTTCCAGGATTCTTTTATCAACAACAAACCACAAGATAATAGTCAAGTACCAG ATCTTTTATCATAA
- the LOC117600531 gene encoding uncharacterized protein LOC117600531 isoform X32 has protein sequence MMVVAMLPDYRQPDLAGAASEETNQRSSSAHNRHSLTKGRESAGSAKDVDRAKLVRERQNEERQRKLEELRQQALAAQRFREQREEERRRRIDELRSRDNDRRNQVEERKRLICEAERERREAILRKNQEREARIEKRKKNDRSHIVFAFGSSTPRMLEPADTGGSTFWGTRRATSTTNVMMFSAAQPLTRRSSERELDGSKKRATSAGGLDRKPGEDMRMSSSMYEVFNWNSSPDPPLTPAKHKRASLSLPPTTDIFAIDDKSDSDTRRPMIQRAASGEESDGTPGTPGSVYLRVNRRRTDLMPTIPSPRDGPPTSGRSSSAKAFTRSPGRTYSMSRLDQLAQPRKRPTELSTLTEQQSQPLSASSMSRSMSHLAASGAKSLKRSDNSRSMGTLPGAVPMPRPTRAERLRRKAREHQNQQQQGIRSGEVTPNSPSRPHSSMSQQSASSVGSSNVNLRPRTAAPRRPRPASIAGTGVSITERHNLLSDTKLTKDSKPPLPKVHSTPKKPSTPKATEVRRPTEKLVKNAKASPRITPKATPLQSPGAENVPLIRECAGEIIKNEGKKDVKLEDKQEEKKDQGTEKTQQEISEHGREEMKKQVIIEQPVSKQAKDETNLNQDSQETPKVTKKEDTKNEKKEAETKSESNTEEQVDMSASMIAKIRITTEEEAKAAIAERRRLAREQAEREAELERQRQEEEARLEAERLRAEEEEQRRLEEETLRLANEAREAEEQRLRLAIEEAKRREEEDRRRREEEARQKQEKEEADRKAREEEERQRIEMAERLKREEEERIARRKRVEAIMIRTRGKNQSNTPTKGEGGDGDKLKEDSPNDENKTAPGSKGEDVMTASLISEATQQFISGEQRAHHTENNTTTDIVHNGTHSNGINENKIVLDNNQGNVEELNGHHTNHGNGINSQSITLDNATVKQNNVTNNLLDLTEFDSLSNSSSGPILQLTSNMENEDTLNSNLNPAAIPFTPMANTYMPTAANANVNPFQDSFINNKPQDNSQVPDLLS, from the exons CTGGAGCCGCTTCTGAGGAAACTAACCAAAGGTCCAGTTCTGCACACAATCGCCACTCTCTCACGAAGG GACGCGAGTCGGCGGGAAGCGCGAAAGACGTGGACAGGGCGAAGCTCGTCCGTGAGAGACAGAACGAGGAACGACAACGGAAATTGGAGGAGTTGAGACAGCAAGCCTTAGCCGCGCAACGCTTCCGGGAGCAACGGGAAGAGGAACGCAGACGTCGCATCGACGAGCTCAGATCGCGTGACAACGACAG ACGAAACCAAGTGGAAGAAAGGAAACGGTTGATATGCGAGGCCGAAAGAGAAAGACGAGAGGCTATCCTGCGAAAGAACCAGGAGAGAGAGGCGCGTatagagaagaggaagaagaacgacaGGTCGCACATCGTGTTCGCGTTCGGAAGTTCTACCCCGAGGATGTTAGAGCCAGCTGATACAGGTGGTTCCACTTTTTGGGGAACGCGTAGAGCAACGTCCACCACTAACGTGATGATGTTCTCAGCTGCTCAGCCGTTAACCAGGAGGTCCTCCGAAAGAGAGCTCGATGGAAGCAAGAAACGAGCCACTTCCGCCGGTGGGCTTGACCGGAAACCTGGCGAAG ATATGCGAATGTCCTCGTCCATGTACGAGGTGTTCAATTGGAATTCTAGCCCTGATCCTCCCTTAACCCCTGCCAAACATAAGAGAGCCAGCCTCTCTCTGCCTCCTACAACTGACATCTTTGCCATCGATGATAAGTCTGATAGCGACACTAGGCGTCCGATGATTCAGCGGGCTGCCAGTG GTGAAGAGAGCGACGGAACGCCGGGAACACCTGGCTCGGTTTATCTACGAGTGAACAGGAGACGCACCGATCTGATGCCAACGATACCGTCGCCACGCGATGGACCACCGACTTCCGGTCGCAGTTCGAGCGCAAAGGCCTTCACGCGTTCGCCAGGTAGGACTTACTCCATGTCCAGGCTGGACCAACTGGCGCAGCCTAGGAAACGTCCGACAGAACTTAGCACACTGACGGAACAGCAAAGCCAGCCTCTGAGCGCTTCTAGCATGAGTCGCAGCATGTCTCATTTAGCTGCGTCCGGGGCCAAGAGCCTCAAACGCTCAGATAACTCTCGTAGCATGGGTACATTGCCGGGGGCGGTTCCAATGCCGAGACCAACCAGGGCCGAGAGACTACGTCGCAAAGCCCGCGAGCATCAGAACCAACAGCAGCAAG GCATCCGCAGCGGGGAGGTGACACCGAACAGCCCATCTCGGCCTCACAGCTCCATGAGTCAGCAAAGCGCCAGCAGTGTGGGCAGCAGTAACGTCAATCTGCGTCCTCGCACAGCTGCCCCGCGTCGACCGCGACCTGCTTCTATTGCCGGTACCGGTGTTTCGATCACAGAACGACACA ATTTGTTGAGCGACACAAAGTTGACGAAGGATTCGAAGCCGCCACTGCCAAAGGTCCACAGCACTCCAAAGAAACCTTCTACACCAAAAGCGACAGAGGTGAGGAGACCGACGGAGAAGTTAGTGAAGAACGCAAAGGCGTCCCCGCGGATAACGCCGAAAGCGACCCCGTTACAGAGCCCGGGCGCCGAGAATGTTCCTCTTATTCGCGAATGCGCCGGCGAGATAATCAAGAACGAAGGCAAAAAGGATGTCAAGTTGGAGGACaagcaagaagaaaagaaagatcaAGGCACCGAGAAGACGCAA CAGGAAATAAGCGAACACGGTAGGGAAGAAATGAAGAAGCAAGTCATTATCGAGCAGCCAGTTTCCAAACAGGCAAAGGACGAGACTAACTTGAATCAGGATAGCCAAGAAACACCTAAAGTCACTAAGAAAGAGGATACGAAGAACGAGAAGAAAGAAGCGGAAACAAAATCAGAAAGTAACACGGAAGAACAAGTCGACATGTCAG CTTCGATGATCGCGAAGATCCGAATTACCACGGAAGAAGAAGCTAAAGCAGCCATAGCGGAACGCAGAAGACTGGCTAGAGAACAGGCTGAAAGGGAAGCGGAACTCGAACGCCAACGACAG GAAGAAGAGGCGCGTTTAGAGGCCGAGAGATTGCgtgccgaagaagaagaacagcgaCGTTTGGAAGAAGAAACGCTGCGTTTGGCCAACGAGGCACGAGAAGCTGAAGAACAGAGACTGAGATTGGCGATCGAAGAAGCGAAACGTCGCGAAGAAGAGGATaggagaagaagagaggaagagGCTCGTCAGaaacaagagaaagaagaggctgatCGAAAggcaagagaagaagaagaaag ACAGCGGATCGAAATGGCAGAGCGGCTTAAGAGGGAAGAAGAAGAGCGAATCGCTAGACGTAAACGCGTCGAGGCAATAATGATTAGAACTCGAGGGAAGAATCAGAGCAATACACCTACCAag GGAGAAGGTGGTGATGGCGATAAACTGAAAGAAGACAGTCCtaacgatgaaaataaaacgGCACCGGGTAGCAAAGGTGAAGATGTTATGACGGCCAGTCTGATATCCGAGGCGACCCAGCAATTTATTAGCGGTGAACAACGGGCTCATCATACTGAGAACAATACTACTACGGACATTGTGCATAATGGCACACATAGTAACGgcattaatgaaaataaaattgtattggaTAATAATCAGGGTAATGTGGAAGAACTGAACGGTCATCATACGAATCACGGAAACGGTATCAACAGTCAATCGATTACACTGGACAATGCCACCGT CAAACAAAACAACGTGACCAACAACCTGTTAGACCTAACGGAATTCGACTCTCTCAGTAATAGCAGTAGTGGTCCAATACTTCAACTGACATCAAATATGGAGAACGAAGACACTCTCAACTCGAACCTAAATCCAGCAGCAATACCTTTCACCCCAATGGCGAACACGTACATGCCTACTGCTGCTAATGCCAATGTAAATCCGTTCCAGGATTCTTTTATCAACAACAAACCACAAGATAATAGTCAAGTACCAG ATCTTTTATCATAA
- the LOC117600531 gene encoding uncharacterized protein LOC117600531 isoform X30, translating to MFVQKSAGAASEETNQRSSSAHNRHSLTKDVKRRQSIYDEDSLDGDHPTENEGRESAGSAKDVDRAKLVRERQNEERQRKLEELRQQALAAQRFREQREEERRRRIDELRSRDNDRRNQVEERKRLICEAERERREAILRKNQEREARIEKRKKNDRSHIVFAFGSSTPRMLEPADTGGSTFWGTRRATSTTNVMMFSAAQPLTRRSSERELDGSKKRATSAGGLDRKPGEDMRMSSSMYEVFNWNSSPDPPLTPAKHKRASLSLPPTTDIFAIDDKSDSDTRRPMIQRAASGEESDGTPGTPGSVYLRVNRRRTDLMPTIPSPRDGPPTSGRSSSAKAFTRSPGRTYSMSRLDQLAQPRKRPTELSTLTEQQSQPLSASSMSRSMSHLAASGAKSLKRSDNSRSMGTLPGAVPMPRPTRAERLRRKAREHQNQQQQGIRSGEVTPNSPSRPHSSMSQQSASSVGSSNVNLRPRTAAPRRPRPASIAGTGVSITERHNLLSDTKLTKDSKPPLPKVHSTPKKPSTPKATEVRRPTEKLVKNAKASPRITPKATPLQSPGAENVPLIRECAGEIIKNEGKKDVKLEDKQEEKKDQGTEKTQQEISEHGREEMKKQVIIEQPVSKQAKDETNLNQDSQETPKVTKKEDTKNEKKEAETKSESNTEEQVDMSASMIAKIRITTEEEAKAAIAERRRLAREQAEREAELERQRQEEEARLEAERLRAEEEEQRRLEEETLRLANEAREAEEQRLRLAIEEAKRREEEDRRRREEEARQKQEKEEADRKAREEEERQRIEMAERLKREEEERIARRKRVEAIMIRTRGKNQSNTPTKGEGGDGDKLKEDSPNDENKTAPGSKGEDVMTASLISEATQQFISGEQRAHHTENNTTTDIVHNGTHSNGINENKIVLDNNQGNVEELNGHHTNHGNGINSQSITLDNATVKQNNVTNNLLDLTEFDSLSNSSSGPILQLTSNMENEDTLNSNLNPAAIPFTPMANTYMPTAANANVNPFQDSFINNKPQDNSQVPDLLS from the exons CTGGAGCCGCTTCTGAGGAAACTAACCAAAGGTCCAGTTCTGCACACAATCGCCACTCTCTCACGAAGG ATGTGAAGCGCCGCCAAAGTATCTACGACGAGGACTCCCTCGACGGCGACCATCCTACCGAGAATGAAG GACGCGAGTCGGCGGGAAGCGCGAAAGACGTGGACAGGGCGAAGCTCGTCCGTGAGAGACAGAACGAGGAACGACAACGGAAATTGGAGGAGTTGAGACAGCAAGCCTTAGCCGCGCAACGCTTCCGGGAGCAACGGGAAGAGGAACGCAGACGTCGCATCGACGAGCTCAGATCGCGTGACAACGACAG ACGAAACCAAGTGGAAGAAAGGAAACGGTTGATATGCGAGGCCGAAAGAGAAAGACGAGAGGCTATCCTGCGAAAGAACCAGGAGAGAGAGGCGCGTatagagaagaggaagaagaacgacaGGTCGCACATCGTGTTCGCGTTCGGAAGTTCTACCCCGAGGATGTTAGAGCCAGCTGATACAGGTGGTTCCACTTTTTGGGGAACGCGTAGAGCAACGTCCACCACTAACGTGATGATGTTCTCAGCTGCTCAGCCGTTAACCAGGAGGTCCTCCGAAAGAGAGCTCGATGGAAGCAAGAAACGAGCCACTTCCGCCGGTGGGCTTGACCGGAAACCTGGCGAAG ATATGCGAATGTCCTCGTCCATGTACGAGGTGTTCAATTGGAATTCTAGCCCTGATCCTCCCTTAACCCCTGCCAAACATAAGAGAGCCAGCCTCTCTCTGCCTCCTACAACTGACATCTTTGCCATCGATGATAAGTCTGATAGCGACACTAGGCGTCCGATGATTCAGCGGGCTGCCAGTG GTGAAGAGAGCGACGGAACGCCGGGAACACCTGGCTCGGTTTATCTACGAGTGAACAGGAGACGCACCGATCTGATGCCAACGATACCGTCGCCACGCGATGGACCACCGACTTCCGGTCGCAGTTCGAGCGCAAAGGCCTTCACGCGTTCGCCAGGTAGGACTTACTCCATGTCCAGGCTGGACCAACTGGCGCAGCCTAGGAAACGTCCGACAGAACTTAGCACACTGACGGAACAGCAAAGCCAGCCTCTGAGCGCTTCTAGCATGAGTCGCAGCATGTCTCATTTAGCTGCGTCCGGGGCCAAGAGCCTCAAACGCTCAGATAACTCTCGTAGCATGGGTACATTGCCGGGGGCGGTTCCAATGCCGAGACCAACCAGGGCCGAGAGACTACGTCGCAAAGCCCGCGAGCATCAGAACCAACAGCAGCAAG GCATCCGCAGCGGGGAGGTGACACCGAACAGCCCATCTCGGCCTCACAGCTCCATGAGTCAGCAAAGCGCCAGCAGTGTGGGCAGCAGTAACGTCAATCTGCGTCCTCGCACAGCTGCCCCGCGTCGACCGCGACCTGCTTCTATTGCCGGTACCGGTGTTTCGATCACAGAACGACACA ATTTGTTGAGCGACACAAAGTTGACGAAGGATTCGAAGCCGCCACTGCCAAAGGTCCACAGCACTCCAAAGAAACCTTCTACACCAAAAGCGACAGAGGTGAGGAGACCGACGGAGAAGTTAGTGAAGAACGCAAAGGCGTCCCCGCGGATAACGCCGAAAGCGACCCCGTTACAGAGCCCGGGCGCCGAGAATGTTCCTCTTATTCGCGAATGCGCCGGCGAGATAATCAAGAACGAAGGCAAAAAGGATGTCAAGTTGGAGGACaagcaagaagaaaagaaagatcaAGGCACCGAGAAGACGCAA CAGGAAATAAGCGAACACGGTAGGGAAGAAATGAAGAAGCAAGTCATTATCGAGCAGCCAGTTTCCAAACAGGCAAAGGACGAGACTAACTTGAATCAGGATAGCCAAGAAACACCTAAAGTCACTAAGAAAGAGGATACGAAGAACGAGAAGAAAGAAGCGGAAACAAAATCAGAAAGTAACACGGAAGAACAAGTCGACATGTCAG CTTCGATGATCGCGAAGATCCGAATTACCACGGAAGAAGAAGCTAAAGCAGCCATAGCGGAACGCAGAAGACTGGCTAGAGAACAGGCTGAAAGGGAAGCGGAACTCGAACGCCAACGACAG GAAGAAGAGGCGCGTTTAGAGGCCGAGAGATTGCgtgccgaagaagaagaacagcgaCGTTTGGAAGAAGAAACGCTGCGTTTGGCCAACGAGGCACGAGAAGCTGAAGAACAGAGACTGAGATTGGCGATCGAAGAAGCGAAACGTCGCGAAGAAGAGGATaggagaagaagagaggaagagGCTCGTCAGaaacaagagaaagaagaggctgatCGAAAggcaagagaagaagaagaaag ACAGCGGATCGAAATGGCAGAGCGGCTTAAGAGGGAAGAAGAAGAGCGAATCGCTAGACGTAAACGCGTCGAGGCAATAATGATTAGAACTCGAGGGAAGAATCAGAGCAATACACCTACCAag GGAGAAGGTGGTGATGGCGATAAACTGAAAGAAGACAGTCCtaacgatgaaaataaaacgGCACCGGGTAGCAAAGGTGAAGATGTTATGACGGCCAGTCTGATATCCGAGGCGACCCAGCAATTTATTAGCGGTGAACAACGGGCTCATCATACTGAGAACAATACTACTACGGACATTGTGCATAATGGCACACATAGTAACGgcattaatgaaaataaaattgtattggaTAATAATCAGGGTAATGTGGAAGAACTGAACGGTCATCATACGAATCACGGAAACGGTATCAACAGTCAATCGATTACACTGGACAATGCCACCGT CAAACAAAACAACGTGACCAACAACCTGTTAGACCTAACGGAATTCGACTCTCTCAGTAATAGCAGTAGTGGTCCAATACTTCAACTGACATCAAATATGGAGAACGAAGACACTCTCAACTCGAACCTAAATCCAGCAGCAATACCTTTCACCCCAATGGCGAACACGTACATGCCTACTGCTGCTAATGCCAATGTAAATCCGTTCCAGGATTCTTTTATCAACAACAAACCACAAGATAATAGTCAAGTACCAG ATCTTTTATCATAA